A genomic window from Nomascus leucogenys isolate Asia chromosome 10, Asia_NLE_v1, whole genome shotgun sequence includes:
- the LOC100588325 gene encoding olfactory receptor 7A10-like — MEPSYNTQMSEFLLLGLSEEPELQPFLFGLFLSMYLLTVLGNVLIILATISDSHLHTPMYFFLSNLSLADICFVSTTVPKMLVNIQKHSKVITYAGCITQMCFFIFFAGLDIFLLTVMACDRFVAICHPLHYMIIMNPRLCGLLVLASWIMSALNALLQSLIVLRLSFCTDLEIPHFFCELNQVTHLACSDTFLNDMVMYLSSVLLGGGPLTGILYSYSKIVSSIRAISSAQGKYKAFSTCASHLSVVSLFYGTLLGVYLSSAATHNSHSSAAASVMYTVVTPMLNPFIYSLRNKDIKGALGRFLKRKTTKGSIFLGLKKCP; from the coding sequence ATGGAACCAAGCTATAATACCCAAAtgtcagaatttcttcttctggGACTTTCAGAGGAACCAGAATTGCAGCCCTTCCTCTTTGGGCTGTTCCTGTCCATGTACCTGCTCACCGTGCTCGGGAATGTGCTCATCATCCTGGCTACAATCTCAGACTCCCACCTCCACACCCCCATGTACTTCTTCCTCTCCAACCTGTCCCTTGCAGACATCTGTTTTGTGTCTACCACTGTCCCAAAGATGCTGGTGAATATCCAGAAACACAGCAAAGTCATCACCTATGCAGGCTGCATCACCCAGATGTGctttttcatattctttgcagGATTGGACATCTTTCTCCTGACTGTGATGGCCTGTGACCGGTTTGTGGCCATCTGTCACCCCCTGCACTACATGATCATCATGAACCCCAGACTCTGTGGACTGCTGGTTCTGGCATCCTGGATCATGAGTGCCCTGAATGCCTTGTTACAAAGCTTAATAGTGCTGCGGCTTTCCTTCTGCACAGATTTGGAAATCCCCCACTTTTTCTGTGAACTTAATCAGGTCACCCACCTTGCCTGTTCTGACACCTTTCTTAATGACATGGTGATGTATTTGTCATCTGTGCTGCTGGGCGGTGGTCCCCTCACTGGGATCCTTTACTCTTACTCTAAGATAGTTTCCTCCATACGTGCAATCTCATCAGCTCAGGGGAAGTATAAGGCATTTTCCACCTGTGCCTCTCACCTCTCAGTTGTCTCCTTATTTTATGGTACACTCCTAGGGGTGTATCTTAGTTCTGCTGCAACCCACAACTCACACTCAAGTGCTGCAGCCTCGGTGATGTACACTGTGGTCACCCCCATGCTCAACCCCTTCATCTACAGCCTGAGGAATAAAGACATAAAGGGGGCTCTGGGAAGATTCCTCAAGAGGAAAACTACAAAAGGATCAATTTTCCTTGGGCTAAAGAAGTGTCCATGA